One window of Triticum dicoccoides isolate Atlit2015 ecotype Zavitan chromosome 5A, WEW_v2.0, whole genome shotgun sequence genomic DNA carries:
- the LOC119301169 gene encoding BTB/POZ domain-containing protein At5g47800-like, producing MKYMKLGSKPDTFYTEQAVRSVVSDIPADLIIHVNNTKYQLHKFPLLLKCGLLQRLCSDTEADEQLPVPVALHDIPGGEEAFEICAKFCYGIAISISASNFVPATLAARFLRMTEHVAKGNLVSKLDTFFESCVLHGWRDSIAALQAAWRISGWSESRIVQPCVDSIVEKILLPPSQVAWSYTYTRPGYAKRPHQSVPKDWWTEDISELDIEVFRSVVSTVRATRMLPSPLIGEALHVYACKHLPDPLYTGGTANGHASQSQSSSFTAAAAAAEEALAKQRRVLETVVTMIPGDAGSVTGRFLLRLLRVANYVGASSSTRAQLIRQAGSQLDEAKAVDLLIPLPSEPQAYDVGAAEAVLEHFLAQFQRPAAPDERRRMSVAMEKVVRIFDEYLKTIALDSEFPIGKFIDLAECLPGIARSDHDGLYRAVDTYLKEHPDLSKADRKRLCRLIDCRKLSPDVRAQAVSNDRMPLRTIVQLLFVEQERTTGAGGSHSVAPPDRASVDAVSRLTATGREDEAAAMDHRSDVHRPRRGGHEERAQGEAAAMTRSLSASTKTAARKGRTAEERGSRLRNK from the exons ATGAAGTACATGAAGCTTGGGTCAAAGCCTGACACATTCTACACCGAACAAGCCGTCAG GTCAGTAGTGTCAGACATACCTGCTGATCTTATCATACATGTCAACAATACAAAGTATCAACTGCACAAG TTCCCCCTGCTGCTCAAGTGCGGCCTCCTGCAGCGCCTCTGCTCCGACACGGAGGCCGACGAGCAGCTACCGGTGCCGGTGGCGCTCCACGACATACCGGGCGGCGAGGAGGCCTTCGAGATCTGCGCCAAGTTCTGCTACGGCATCGCCATCAGCATCAGCGCCAGCAACTTCGTACCGGCGACGCTGGCGGCGCGGTTCCTCCGGATGACGGAGCACGTCGCCAAGGGCAACCTCGTCTCCAAGCTCGACACCTTCTTCGAGTCCTGCGTCCTCCACGGCTGGAGGGACTCCATTGCCGCGCTGCAGGCGGCGTGGCGGATCTCCGGCTGGTCCGAGAGCCGCATCGTCCAGCCATGCGTCGACTCCATTGTCGAGAAGATCCTCCTCCCGCCCTCCCAG GTCGCGTGGTCGTACACGTACACGAGGCCGGGCTACGCCAAGAGGCCCCACCAGTCGGTGCCCAAGGACTGGTGGACGGAGGACATCTCCGAGCTGGACATCGAGGTGTTCCGCTCGGTCGTCTCCACCGTGCGCGCCACGCGCATGCTCCCGTCGCCGCTCATCGGCGAGGCCCTGCACGTCTACGCCTGCAAGCACCTCCCGGACCCGCTCTACACCGGCGGAACCGCCAACGGGCACGCGTCTCAGAGTCAGAGCTCCTCCTTcacggcggcggccgcggcggctgaGGAGGCGCTCGCCAAGCAGAGGCGCGTGCTGGAGACCGTCGTCACCATGATCCCCGGCGACGCGGGGTCGGTCACGGGACGGTTCCTCCTCCGGCTGCTGCGTGTGGCGAACTACGTCGGCGCGTCGTCGTCGACGCGCGCGCAGCTGATCCGGCAGGCCGGGTCCCAGCTCGACGAGGCCAAGGCGGTGGACCTGCTCATCCCGCTGCCGTCGGAACCGCAGGCGTACGACGTCGGCGCGGCGGAGGCCGTGCTGGAGCACTTCTTGGCGCAGTTCCAGCGGCCGGCGGCTCCCGACGAGCGCCGGAGGATGAGCGTCGCCATGGAGAAGGTGGTCAGAATCTTCGACGAATACCTTAAGACGATCGCCCTCGACAGTGAGTTTCCCATCGGCAAGTTCATCGACCTGGCCGAGTGTCTGCCCGGCATCGCCCGGAGCGACCACGACGGCCTCTACCGCGCCGTCGACACCTACCTCAAG GAACACCCGGACCTGAGCAAGGCGGACAGGAAGCGGCTGTGCCGGTTGATCGACTGCCGGAAGCTATCGCCGGACGTGCGGGCTCAGGCGGTATCCAATGATCGGATGCCGTTGCGGACCATCGTGCAGCTTCTATTCGTTGAGCAGGAGAGAACAACCGGCGCGGGCGGCAGCCATAGCGTCGCGCCACCGGACCGGGCCTCAGTCGATGCCGTCTCCAGGCTCACGGCAACAGGCAGAGAGGACGAAGCGGCGGCCATGGACCACAGGTCGGATGTGCACCGGCCGCGGCGGGGCGGCCATGAAGAGCGCGCCCAGGGCGAGGCGGCTGCAATGACCAGGTCGCTATCGGCGTCGACGAAGACGGCGGCGAGGAAGGGCAGGACGGCGGAAGAGAGGGGGAGCAGGCTGAGGAACAAGTGA